The following coding sequences lie in one Arachis stenosperma cultivar V10309 chromosome 5, arast.V10309.gnm1.PFL2, whole genome shotgun sequence genomic window:
- the LOC130982315 gene encoding organelle RRM domain-containing protein 6, chloroplastic, with product MANIANSIVFEGVVGVAAQLPQSPFPSLPVSNSLIFTQKRKLYLNCSKTNRITIPFPSSSSSPFSSKCCCYVLACLPQPHASGSSSSSTSSNSNSKPSPSSAAPPSTKLYVSGLSFRTTEESLRNAFMNFGQVLEVNLVMDKIANRPRGFAFLRYATEQESLKAIEGMHGKFLDGRVIFVEVAKPRSELRQRQNTRY from the exons ATGGCTAATATTGCTAACAGCATCGTCTTTGAGGGTGTTGTTGGGGTTGCAGCACAACTTCCTCAATCTCCGTTTCCATCATTACCCGTTTCAAATTCTCTCATTTTCACCCAAAAACGCAAACTTTATCTTAATTGCTCCAAAACCAACCGCATAACAATCcctttcccttcttcttcttcatcaccgTTCAGCAGCAAGTGTTGTTGCTATGTGTTGGCGTGTCTCCCTCAACCACATGCTTCtggttcatcatcatcatcaacttCTTCTAATTCCAATAGCAAACCAAGTCCTTCTTCTGCTGCTCCTCCTTCAACTAAGCTCTATGTTAGTG GGTTATCTTTTCGAACCACtgaagaaagcttgcgaaatgCATTTATGAATTTTGGTCAAGTTTTAGAAG TGAATTTGGTGATGGATAAAATTGCAAATAGACCAAGAGGGTTTGCATTTCTTAGATATGCAACTGAACAGGAATCTCTGAAGGCTATTGAGGGAATGCATGGAAAG TTCTTGGATGGTAGGGTCATATTTGTGGAAGTTGCCAAACCAAGATCAGAACTAAGGCAAAGACAAAACACTAGATACTAG
- the LOC130981776 gene encoding protein REVEILLE 7-like isoform X1, translating to MEMQDQIEGTKLSKSGTASDCHSNDGSQSQSPDISSVVNNHAPKVRKPYTITKQREKWTEEEHEKFLEALKLYGRGWRQIEEHIGTKTTVQIRSHAQKFFSKVVRDSDGSAESSIHPIDIPPPRPKRKPLHPYPRKLANSLKTHSIPNEPEKSPSPNLSSAEKDSQSPTSVLSAFGSEAFGSAFSEQTNRCLSPNSCTTDIQSINLSPIEKENDCMTSKPSKEEDKTPLASAPLSISSQPYLHMKSEKLELCSKQTKCINNDVVNVLPTTIKLFGRTVSMVGNQESINTEEECVKLCITRSDEVDDVENQLNTQLSLGMCNGSWQVMPKEAIVKEDLGLGESAPEASLSWSSLFPGGPAAYFGSSNTVVNPMPLHPSLKVRTREEEGSCTGSNGESVNDVEIQGKIQGRFLDTVDSRCQQTSHQEEVVVPQKSPRGFVPYKRCLAERDASSLIVALEERKGQRARVCS from the exons ATGGAGATGCAG GACCAAATCGAAGGCACAAAGCTAAGCAAGTCTGGTACAGCCAGTGACTGCCATTCCAATGATGGATCACAATCCCAATCGCCAGATATAAGTTCTGTTGTGAACAATCATGCCCCCAAG GTGAGGAAACCATATACCATCACTAAGCAAAGGGAGAAGTGGACTGAGGAAGAGCATGAAAAGTTCCTTGAAGCTTTGAAGTTGTATGGTCGGGGATGGCGTCAAATTGAAG AGCATATAGGCACCAAAACTACTGTTCAGATTCGAAGCCATGCACAAAAGTTTTTCTCTAAG GTTGTGCGGGACTCGGACGGAAGTGCTGAAAGTTCTATACATCCAATTGACATACCTCCTCCTCGTCCTAAAAGGAAACCCCTTCATCCATATCCCCGTAAATTGGCCAACTCCCTCAAAACGCACTCCATACCAAATGAACCAGAAAAATCTCCATCGCCTAATCTGTCCTCTGCGGAGAAAGACTCTCAATCTCCAACCTCTGTGCTATCTGCCTTTGGTTCGGAAGCATTTGGGTCAGCATTTTCAGAGCAGACCAACAGATGCCTTTCTCCGAATTCTTGCACTACTGACATTCAATCAATCAACTTGTCACCTATTGAGAAGGAAAATGATTGCATGACATCTAAACCATCCAAGGAGGAAGACAAAACGCCTCTAGCTTCTGCCCCTTTATCCATCAGCTCACAACCTTACTTGCACATG AAGTCTGAGAAGTTGGAGTTGTGTTCCAAGCAAACCAAGTGTATCAACAATGATGTTGTCAATGTCCTGCCCACTACTATAAAGCTGTTTGGAAGAACTGTTTCAATGGTCGGTAATCAGGAGTCAATTAATACTGAAGAGGAGTGTGTTAAGCTATGTATTACTAGGTCTGATGAAGTAGATGATGTTGAGAATCAATTGAATACACAGTTATCACTAGGCATGTGTAATGGAAGTTGGCAAGTAATGCCTAAAGAAGCTATAGTGAAGGAGGACCTTGGCCTTGGAGAATCTGCACCTGAAGCATCTTTGTCATGGTCAAGTTTGTTCCCAGGCGGTCCGGCTGCTTACTTTGGTTCATCCAATACAGTCGTAAATCCTATGCCTCTTCACCCCTCCTTGAAAGTAAGAACTAGAGAGGAGGAAGGTTCTTGTACTGGTTCCAATGGTGAATCAGTCAATGATGTGGAAATTCAGGGCAAGATTCAGGGAAGGTTCTTGGACACCGTCGATTCCAGGTGTCAACAAACATCTCATCAAGAGGAAGTAGTAGTCCCCCAGAAGTCTCCAAGGGGTTTTGTACCATACAAAAGATGTTTAGCTGAAAGAGATGCAAGTTCTTTGATTGTTGCATTGGAAGAAAGGAAGGGGCAAAGAGCTAGGGTGTGCTCATAG
- the LOC130981776 gene encoding protein REVEILLE 7-like isoform X3, translating into MVGDGVKLKVVRDSDGSAESSIHPIDIPPPRPKRKPLHPYPRKLANSLKTHSIPNEPEKSPSPNLSSAEKDSQSPTSVLSAFGSEAFGSAFSEQTNRCLSPNSCTTDIQSINLSPIEKENDCMTSKPSKEEDKTPLASAPLSISSQPYLHMKSEKLELCSKQTKCINNDVVNVLPTTIKLFGRTVSMVGNQESINTEEECVKLCITRSDEVDDVENQLNTQLSLGMCNGSWQVMPKEAIVKEDLGLGESAPEASLSWSSLFPGGPAAYFGSSNTVVNPMPLHPSLKVRTREEEGSCTGSNGESVNDVEIQGKIQGRFLDTVDSRCQQTSHQEEVVVPQKSPRGFVPYKRCLAERDASSLIVALEERKGQRARVCS; encoded by the exons ATGGTCGGGGATGGCGTCAAATTGAAG GTTGTGCGGGACTCGGACGGAAGTGCTGAAAGTTCTATACATCCAATTGACATACCTCCTCCTCGTCCTAAAAGGAAACCCCTTCATCCATATCCCCGTAAATTGGCCAACTCCCTCAAAACGCACTCCATACCAAATGAACCAGAAAAATCTCCATCGCCTAATCTGTCCTCTGCGGAGAAAGACTCTCAATCTCCAACCTCTGTGCTATCTGCCTTTGGTTCGGAAGCATTTGGGTCAGCATTTTCAGAGCAGACCAACAGATGCCTTTCTCCGAATTCTTGCACTACTGACATTCAATCAATCAACTTGTCACCTATTGAGAAGGAAAATGATTGCATGACATCTAAACCATCCAAGGAGGAAGACAAAACGCCTCTAGCTTCTGCCCCTTTATCCATCAGCTCACAACCTTACTTGCACATG AAGTCTGAGAAGTTGGAGTTGTGTTCCAAGCAAACCAAGTGTATCAACAATGATGTTGTCAATGTCCTGCCCACTACTATAAAGCTGTTTGGAAGAACTGTTTCAATGGTCGGTAATCAGGAGTCAATTAATACTGAAGAGGAGTGTGTTAAGCTATGTATTACTAGGTCTGATGAAGTAGATGATGTTGAGAATCAATTGAATACACAGTTATCACTAGGCATGTGTAATGGAAGTTGGCAAGTAATGCCTAAAGAAGCTATAGTGAAGGAGGACCTTGGCCTTGGAGAATCTGCACCTGAAGCATCTTTGTCATGGTCAAGTTTGTTCCCAGGCGGTCCGGCTGCTTACTTTGGTTCATCCAATACAGTCGTAAATCCTATGCCTCTTCACCCCTCCTTGAAAGTAAGAACTAGAGAGGAGGAAGGTTCTTGTACTGGTTCCAATGGTGAATCAGTCAATGATGTGGAAATTCAGGGCAAGATTCAGGGAAGGTTCTTGGACACCGTCGATTCCAGGTGTCAACAAACATCTCATCAAGAGGAAGTAGTAGTCCCCCAGAAGTCTCCAAGGGGTTTTGTACCATACAAAAGATGTTTAGCTGAAAGAGATGCAAGTTCTTTGATTGTTGCATTGGAAGAAAGGAAGGGGCAAAGAGCTAGGGTGTGCTCATAG
- the LOC130981776 gene encoding protein REVEILLE 7-like isoform X2 — MEMQDQIEGTKLSKSGTASDCHSNDGSQSQSPDISSVVNNHAPKVRKPYTITKQREKWTEEEHEKFLEALKLYGRGWRQIEEHIGTKTTVQIRSHAQKFFSKVVRDSDGSAESSIHPIDIPPPRPKRKPLHPYPRKLANSLKTHSIPNEPEKSPSPNLSSAEKDSQSPTSVLSAFGSEAFGSAFSEQTNRCLSPNSCTTDIQSINLSPIEKENDCMTSKPSKEEDKTPLASAPLSISSQPYLHMSEKLELCSKQTKCINNDVVNVLPTTIKLFGRTVSMVGNQESINTEEECVKLCITRSDEVDDVENQLNTQLSLGMCNGSWQVMPKEAIVKEDLGLGESAPEASLSWSSLFPGGPAAYFGSSNTVVNPMPLHPSLKVRTREEEGSCTGSNGESVNDVEIQGKIQGRFLDTVDSRCQQTSHQEEVVVPQKSPRGFVPYKRCLAERDASSLIVALEERKGQRARVCS; from the exons ATGGAGATGCAG GACCAAATCGAAGGCACAAAGCTAAGCAAGTCTGGTACAGCCAGTGACTGCCATTCCAATGATGGATCACAATCCCAATCGCCAGATATAAGTTCTGTTGTGAACAATCATGCCCCCAAG GTGAGGAAACCATATACCATCACTAAGCAAAGGGAGAAGTGGACTGAGGAAGAGCATGAAAAGTTCCTTGAAGCTTTGAAGTTGTATGGTCGGGGATGGCGTCAAATTGAAG AGCATATAGGCACCAAAACTACTGTTCAGATTCGAAGCCATGCACAAAAGTTTTTCTCTAAG GTTGTGCGGGACTCGGACGGAAGTGCTGAAAGTTCTATACATCCAATTGACATACCTCCTCCTCGTCCTAAAAGGAAACCCCTTCATCCATATCCCCGTAAATTGGCCAACTCCCTCAAAACGCACTCCATACCAAATGAACCAGAAAAATCTCCATCGCCTAATCTGTCCTCTGCGGAGAAAGACTCTCAATCTCCAACCTCTGTGCTATCTGCCTTTGGTTCGGAAGCATTTGGGTCAGCATTTTCAGAGCAGACCAACAGATGCCTTTCTCCGAATTCTTGCACTACTGACATTCAATCAATCAACTTGTCACCTATTGAGAAGGAAAATGATTGCATGACATCTAAACCATCCAAGGAGGAAGACAAAACGCCTCTAGCTTCTGCCCCTTTATCCATCAGCTCACAACCTTACTTGCACATG TCTGAGAAGTTGGAGTTGTGTTCCAAGCAAACCAAGTGTATCAACAATGATGTTGTCAATGTCCTGCCCACTACTATAAAGCTGTTTGGAAGAACTGTTTCAATGGTCGGTAATCAGGAGTCAATTAATACTGAAGAGGAGTGTGTTAAGCTATGTATTACTAGGTCTGATGAAGTAGATGATGTTGAGAATCAATTGAATACACAGTTATCACTAGGCATGTGTAATGGAAGTTGGCAAGTAATGCCTAAAGAAGCTATAGTGAAGGAGGACCTTGGCCTTGGAGAATCTGCACCTGAAGCATCTTTGTCATGGTCAAGTTTGTTCCCAGGCGGTCCGGCTGCTTACTTTGGTTCATCCAATACAGTCGTAAATCCTATGCCTCTTCACCCCTCCTTGAAAGTAAGAACTAGAGAGGAGGAAGGTTCTTGTACTGGTTCCAATGGTGAATCAGTCAATGATGTGGAAATTCAGGGCAAGATTCAGGGAAGGTTCTTGGACACCGTCGATTCCAGGTGTCAACAAACATCTCATCAAGAGGAAGTAGTAGTCCCCCAGAAGTCTCCAAGGGGTTTTGTACCATACAAAAGATGTTTAGCTGAAAGAGATGCAAGTTCTTTGATTGTTGCATTGGAAGAAAGGAAGGGGCAAAGAGCTAGGGTGTGCTCATAG